A genomic stretch from Lathyrus oleraceus cultivar Zhongwan6 chromosome 2, CAAS_Psat_ZW6_1.0, whole genome shotgun sequence includes:
- the LOC127123571 gene encoding uncharacterized protein LOC127123571, translating to MQNPNPNPNPSLSKDSSSNAESSSEEESNLKTALEVLMEFRAGDNDAGRGGREDWRVDENGDRVSEGEALKKRKNNEVKENPSENPMCPKCKREFPTWETTIGHMQEHLNCTSIASSSALGFSYSHTKTKLHQFDLNKVDDDIQPMEKEETSNIALESAEEKVYEGQDLGFDLNQLPPNEEDDVM from the exons ATGCAGAATCCTAACCCTAACCCTAACCCTAGCCTTTCAAAGGATTCATCTTCCAATGCTGAAAGTTCAAGTGAAGAAGAAAGCAACCTGAAAACCGCTCTTGAAGTGTTGATGGAGTTCAGGGCGGGGGATAATGACGCTGGTCGCGGCGGCCGTGAAGATTGGAGGGTGGATGAGAATGGTGATAGAGTGAGTGAAGGTGAAGCTTTGAAGAAGAGAAAGAATAATGAAGTGAAAGAGAATCCTTCTGAAAATCCAATGTGTCCTAAATGCAAAAGAGAGTTTCCTACGTGGGAGACTACGATTGGCCACATGCAAGAACATCTTAATTGTACTTCTATTGCTTCTTCTTCAGCACTTGGTTTCAGCTACTCTCACACCAAAACCAAACTACATCAATTTGATCTTAATAAGG TTGATGATGACATCCAACCAATGGAGAAAGAAGAGACTTCTAATATTGCACTTGAGTCTGCTGAAGAGAAGGTATATGAAGGACAAGATTTAGGATTTGACTTGAATCAGTTGCCTCcgaatgaagaagatgatgtgATGTGA